A stretch of Bordetella genomosp. 13 DNA encodes these proteins:
- a CDS encoding PFL_4703 family integrating conjugative element protein produces MSRFKNEVAHLQAHVKTLRLGGAALFVVALLLGFGWWSAPRDLTIHVPPDLRSGSVRKWWDVPPESVYAFSFYIWQQVQRWPTNGETDYPRNLHALSAYLTPSCRAFLQQDYEYRRASGELRQRVRGIYEIPGRGYGDSPSTRVKAVSDRDWIVTLDVSADEYHGSEQVKRALVRYALKVVRMDVDPERNPFGLALDCHASAPQRIETSPTPGAASGHSQGDSP; encoded by the coding sequence ATGAGCCGTTTCAAGAATGAGGTCGCGCACCTGCAGGCACACGTGAAGACGCTGCGCCTGGGCGGCGCGGCGCTGTTTGTGGTGGCGCTGCTGCTCGGCTTCGGCTGGTGGAGCGCGCCGCGCGATCTGACCATCCACGTGCCCCCCGACCTGCGCTCGGGCAGCGTGCGCAAGTGGTGGGACGTGCCGCCCGAGAGCGTGTACGCGTTCAGCTTCTACATCTGGCAGCAGGTGCAGCGCTGGCCCACCAACGGCGAGACCGACTACCCGCGCAACCTGCACGCGCTGTCGGCCTACCTGACGCCGAGCTGCCGGGCCTTCCTGCAACAGGACTACGAGTACCGTCGCGCAAGCGGCGAGCTGCGGCAGCGCGTGCGCGGCATCTACGAGATTCCCGGCCGCGGCTATGGCGACAGCCCCAGCACGCGCGTCAAGGCGGTCTCCGACCGCGACTGGATCGTCACGCTGGACGTGAGCGCCGACGAGTACCACGGCTCCGAGCAGGTCAAGCGTGCCCTGGTGCGCTACGCCCTGAAGGTTGTGCGCATGGACGTCGATCCCGAGCGCAACCCCTTCGGCCTGGCGCTGGACTGCCATGCCAGCGCGCCTCAGCGCATCGAGACGTCGCCGACGCCCGGCGCCGCATCCGGCCACTCGCAGGGAGACTCCCCATGA
- a CDS encoding integrative conjugative element protein, RAQPRD family — MGQTNRRASAWPSLAVLLAVSLSALQPAIADDTPEREQLAALARQLDLIDRLVEHATTTAPQARARYHFDYARLRADLKRVRTGVQDFLVPQRAQPRDPVPLAGDYLRRDEQEEPSP, encoded by the coding sequence ATGGGACAGACCAACCGCCGCGCATCCGCATGGCCTTCGCTGGCCGTGCTGCTGGCCGTGTCGCTCTCGGCCCTGCAACCCGCCATTGCCGACGACACCCCGGAGCGTGAGCAGCTCGCCGCGCTCGCGCGCCAGCTCGACCTGATCGACCGACTGGTCGAGCACGCCACCACCACCGCGCCGCAGGCGCGCGCCCGCTACCACTTCGACTACGCCCGGCTGCGCGCCGACCTGAAACGCGTGCGCACCGGCGTGCAGGACTTCCTCGTGCCTCAGCGCGCCCAGCCGCGCGATCCCGTTCCGCTGGCCGGCGACTACCTGCGCCGCGACGAACAGGAGGAGCCCTCGCCATGA
- a CDS encoding TIGR03750 family conjugal transfer protein, with product MATPAETARDALVTFLPHRLNRQPVVVRGLTADELWICAGLSAAAGLVLGVPLAWLTRSIAMVPTLIVAGIALGVFVGGGFLRSQKRGRPDTWLYRQLQWRLTLRYPVLAAHLGGCRLIIRTGWWSTRRTAHRGAA from the coding sequence ATGGCCACCCCCGCGGAGACAGCGCGCGATGCGCTGGTGACGTTCCTGCCGCACCGGCTGAATCGCCAGCCGGTGGTCGTGCGCGGACTGACCGCCGATGAGCTGTGGATCTGCGCTGGCCTGTCGGCGGCCGCCGGGCTCGTGCTCGGTGTGCCATTGGCCTGGCTGACGCGCAGCATTGCCATGGTGCCTACGCTGATCGTCGCCGGCATCGCGCTCGGCGTCTTCGTCGGCGGTGGCTTCCTGCGCAGCCAGAAGCGCGGCCGGCCCGACACCTGGCTGTACCGGCAGCTTCAGTGGCGGTTGACCTTGCGCTATCCAGTGCTCGCCGCTCACCTGGGCGGGTGCCGTCTGATCATCCGCACGGGCTGGTGGAGCACACGGCGCACGGCCCACCGAGGTGCGGCATGA
- a CDS encoding TIGR03749 family integrating conjugative element protein, with protein sequence MKRHALSAFAGVLLWLALAPAQAVEILRWERLPLAVPLVVGQERVIFIDRNVRVGVPDSAAAHLRVQSAGGAIYLRASEPLPPTRLQLQDVESGALILLDIAAESAQDGQPLLEPVRIVDAQQSPATRYGGETASATEAAAPDRPVRKRETPVPVVLTRYAAQNLYAPLRTVEPVAGIGRVNLRRDLPLDTLLPTLPVQARALAAWRLEDQWVTAVRLTNTAARWLDLDPRALQGNFVAATFQHPNLGPAGHASDTTVVYLVTRGRGLAEALLPRLSPIDASVNLPPSGAAGTAGGASYEK encoded by the coding sequence ATGAAACGCCATGCCCTGTCGGCCTTTGCCGGCGTCTTGCTGTGGCTCGCGCTCGCGCCGGCTCAGGCTGTAGAAATCCTGCGCTGGGAACGCCTGCCGCTGGCGGTGCCGCTGGTGGTCGGCCAGGAGCGCGTGATCTTCATCGACCGCAACGTGCGTGTCGGCGTACCGGACAGCGCGGCCGCGCACCTGCGGGTGCAGAGCGCCGGCGGTGCGATTTACCTGCGGGCGAGCGAGCCGCTGCCGCCGACGCGACTGCAGTTGCAGGACGTGGAATCCGGCGCGCTGATTCTGCTCGACATCGCTGCCGAATCAGCGCAGGACGGACAGCCCCTGCTGGAGCCAGTGCGCATCGTGGACGCGCAGCAGTCGCCCGCCACGCGCTACGGCGGCGAGACGGCCAGCGCCACGGAAGCCGCCGCGCCGGATCGGCCAGTGCGCAAGCGCGAAACACCCGTCCCGGTCGTTTTGACACGTTACGCCGCGCAGAACCTGTACGCGCCGTTGCGTACCGTCGAGCCGGTCGCCGGGATCGGCCGCGTGAACCTGCGCCGCGACCTCCCGCTGGACACCCTGCTGCCGACGCTGCCGGTGCAGGCGCGGGCCTTGGCCGCCTGGCGGCTCGAAGACCAGTGGGTGACGGCGGTGCGGCTCACCAACACGGCGGCGCGCTGGCTGGACCTCGATCCGCGTGCGCTGCAGGGCAATTTCGTGGCGGCCACCTTCCAGCACCCGAACCTGGGGCCGGCCGGCCACGCGTCCGACACCACCGTGGTCTACCTGGTCACGCGCGGCCGCGGTCTGGCCGAGGCGCTGCTGCCCAGGCTGAGCCCCATCGACGCCAGCGTGAATCTGCCGCCGTCCGGTGCCGCCGGCACGGCAGGAGGAGCGTCCTATGAAAAGTAA
- a CDS encoding SNF2-related protein — MTTQQLLTPHQSQYFAWLLTRRAAGDSVESLASTLVDSQVDLNPHQVEAALFACRNPLSRGVILADEVGLGKTIEAGLVISQRWAERRRKMLIIVPANLRKQWHQELQDKFGLQGLILEAKNYNAIRKQERQNPFLFASGPIICSYQFAKAKADDVKGIDWDLVVLDEAHRLRNVYKTSNVIAKTLKEALSRVHSKVLLTATPLQNSLLELYGLVSFIDDRVFGDLDSFRSQFTGREQSFSSLRDRLAPICKRTLRKQVQPYVSYTARRAIVEEFTPSSEEQELSRLVADYLRRPNLKALPDGQRQLISLVLWKLLASSTHAIAGALETMAKRLQGVLDQAPVVPDLAEELDEDYESLDETADEWEDQEPGKEATNRSERDAVAQEIEELRHFKTLATNIRDNAKGNALLTALVRAFAELDRLGAARKAIIFTESRRTQEYLLNLLADTPYGDGIVLFNGTNSDQRAQAIYKDWLKRHEGTDRITGSKTADTRAALVEHFKERGKVMIATEAGAEGINLQFCSLVINYDLPWNPQRIEQRIGRCHRYGQKFDVVVVNFVDRSNEADARVYELLSQKFQLFEGVFGASDEVLGAIGSGVDFERRIAEIYQNCREPEEIKSSFEQLQLDLSGEINEAMVKTRQVLLENFDEEVQEKLRMRADDSRNARNRFERMLMDLTRAELVHCAAFDDDGFDLRHIPTGTDHGGLAGIELGRYELPRRSGDAHLYRINHPLARWGIEQAKARVLDGARLVFDYNAYGSKISTLEAYRGKAGWLTVKLISVETFGNQEQHLLVAAGTTDGVVLAEVDPEKLLRLPATTQAASLFNAPDATLLADVETRKTALLRDVNERNLGYFEQEVQKLDAWADDLKLGLEQEIKEIDREIKEVRRTAATSPTLEEKLSWQKKQRELEGKRSKLRRELFARQDEVEAQRNDLISQLEVQLQQQVEERTLFAVEWELV; from the coding sequence TTGACAACACAGCAGCTTCTAACGCCGCACCAGAGCCAGTACTTCGCCTGGCTGCTGACCCGACGCGCGGCGGGCGACTCTGTGGAGTCGCTGGCCTCAACCTTGGTCGATTCGCAAGTCGATCTGAATCCTCATCAAGTCGAGGCCGCGCTCTTCGCTTGCCGCAACCCGCTCTCACGCGGCGTGATCCTCGCCGACGAGGTTGGTCTGGGCAAGACCATCGAAGCCGGTTTGGTCATCTCCCAACGCTGGGCCGAACGGCGACGGAAGATGCTCATCATTGTTCCGGCGAACCTGCGCAAGCAGTGGCACCAGGAGTTGCAGGACAAGTTCGGCCTGCAAGGGCTGATCCTTGAAGCCAAAAACTACAACGCGATCCGCAAGCAGGAGCGGCAGAATCCATTCTTGTTCGCGTCCGGCCCGATCATCTGTTCCTACCAGTTCGCAAAGGCCAAGGCCGACGACGTCAAGGGCATTGACTGGGACTTGGTCGTGCTCGACGAAGCGCATCGCCTGCGCAACGTTTACAAGACCAGCAATGTCATCGCCAAGACCCTCAAGGAGGCGTTGTCGCGCGTTCACTCCAAGGTGCTTCTGACCGCGACGCCGTTGCAGAACTCATTGCTCGAACTCTATGGGCTGGTCAGCTTCATCGATGACCGCGTGTTCGGAGACCTTGATAGCTTCCGCTCGCAGTTCACTGGCAGAGAGCAATCCTTCAGCAGCCTGCGTGACCGGCTGGCCCCCATCTGCAAGCGCACCCTGCGCAAACAGGTTCAGCCCTACGTTTCGTACACAGCACGCAGGGCCATCGTCGAGGAGTTCACGCCATCGAGCGAAGAGCAGGAACTTTCCAGGCTCGTCGCCGACTATCTGCGCCGCCCCAACCTCAAGGCCCTGCCCGACGGGCAGCGCCAACTGATTTCACTCGTGCTGTGGAAGCTGCTTGCTTCCAGCACGCACGCGATTGCGGGTGCGTTGGAGACAATGGCCAAGCGTCTCCAGGGCGTGCTGGATCAAGCTCCCGTGGTTCCCGATCTCGCCGAAGAACTGGACGAGGACTACGAGTCGCTCGACGAGACCGCCGACGAATGGGAGGACCAAGAGCCGGGCAAAGAGGCAACGAACCGCTCCGAGCGTGATGCCGTCGCGCAGGAGATAGAGGAGCTTCGCCACTTCAAAACGCTGGCAACCAACATCCGTGACAACGCCAAGGGTAATGCGCTACTCACTGCGCTGGTTCGCGCCTTCGCCGAACTGGATCGGTTGGGCGCGGCCAGAAAGGCCATCATCTTCACCGAGTCCAGGCGCACGCAGGAATACCTCCTCAACTTGCTGGCCGACACGCCATACGGCGACGGCATCGTGCTCTTCAACGGCACCAACAGCGACCAGCGCGCGCAGGCCATCTATAAGGACTGGCTGAAACGCCACGAAGGCACCGACCGCATCACCGGCTCCAAGACCGCCGACACCCGCGCAGCCTTGGTCGAGCACTTCAAGGAGCGCGGCAAGGTCATGATTGCCACCGAGGCTGGGGCCGAAGGCATCAACCTCCAGTTCTGCTCGCTCGTCATCAACTACGACCTGCCCTGGAACCCGCAGCGCATCGAACAACGCATTGGACGGTGCCACCGCTACGGTCAGAAATTCGACGTGGTGGTGGTCAACTTCGTCGACCGCAGTAATGAGGCCGATGCACGGGTGTACGAGCTGCTGTCGCAGAAGTTCCAGCTCTTCGAAGGTGTATTCGGGGCCAGCGACGAAGTTCTCGGCGCCATCGGCTCCGGTGTCGATTTCGAGCGGCGTATCGCCGAGATCTACCAGAACTGCCGAGAGCCCGAAGAAATCAAGTCCAGCTTCGAGCAACTCCAGCTCGACCTCTCCGGCGAGATCAACGAGGCGATGGTCAAGACGCGGCAGGTCTTGCTTGAGAACTTTGATGAGGAGGTGCAGGAGAAGCTGCGCATGCGGGCAGACGACAGCCGCAACGCGCGCAATCGCTTCGAGCGCATGCTGATGGACCTGACCCGCGCGGAACTGGTCCATTGCGCCGCCTTCGATGACGACGGCTTCGATCTCCGCCACATACCGACTGGAACCGACCATGGCGGTCTCGCGGGCATCGAACTGGGGCGCTACGAGTTGCCCCGCCGCTCCGGCGACGCGCATCTATACCGCATCAATCATCCGCTGGCGCGATGGGGCATCGAGCAGGCCAAGGCTCGCGTACTCGACGGGGCTCGACTCGTCTTCGACTACAACGCCTACGGTTCAAAGATCAGCACCCTCGAAGCCTATCGCGGCAAGGCCGGATGGCTCACCGTGAAGCTGATCTCGGTCGAGACTTTCGGCAACCAGGAGCAGCATCTGCTGGTTGCCGCGGGCACGACCGACGGCGTCGTGCTCGCGGAAGTAGACCCGGAAAAACTGTTGCGCCTGCCCGCGACCACGCAAGCAGCCAGTCTGTTCAACGCCCCTGACGCCACCCTGCTGGCCGACGTGGAGACCCGCAAGACAGCACTCCTGCGCGATGTCAACGAGCGCAACCTCGGTTACTTCGAGCAGGAAGTCCAGAAGCTGGACGCCTGGGCGGACGACCTGAAGCTGGGTCTGGAGCAGGAGATCAAGGAGATCGATCGCGAGATCAAGGAGGTACGCCGCACGGCCGCGACCTCACCAACCCTCGAAGAAAAGCTCTCGTGGCAGAAGAAGCAGCGTGAGCTGGAAGGCAAGCGTAGCAAACTGCGCCGGGAGCTGTTTGCCCGGCAGGACGAAGTCGAAGCGCAGCGAAATGACCTCATCAGTCAGTTGGAAGTGCAGCTCCAGCAGCAGGTGGAAGAGCGCACGCTGTTTGCCGTCGAATGGGAGCTGGTCTGA
- a CDS encoding AIPR family protein — translation MATVVARPLELDLLCQKLDADYSTRITGTGNTPESRRSNFLSKAIAAFVLHEDAGANLDESVAASIDGGQDHGIDSVFVSTDQTIWLVQSKYKESGTGEPELGEVSKFRDGVTDLLQGRWNRFNNALQSRQAAITNALNSGICRVKVVLAYSGTAVSDDRRDIFADLERAFNGANPGFLRCHAYGLTTLHDLHLDGVSAQPIEAEVELKDFGHTQEPYRAFYGRMDAKRLADLWAAHEEHLVDRNIRRFKGTTTVNAGLTETIRQEAQHFFYFNNGVTFLCDSITEQHPRDPNRQTGTFRIRGLSIINGAQTVGAIAREPLAHYDAHPTIVMATFVCLENAPDGFGDRVTQSRNRQNAVELEDFAALDERQAMWQQTLQMAGITYLVKQGDDDPPLSPTCFSARELAPFLACTVTTNDWQDYVTAAKADKKKLFGREGLVSATDPLRHSYERLFADSLTARQMWRIAQVGRVVVEKVRARATAEGDPANLPAGALPAREILNHGAWLVLHVIFIRLQFQNGPMLALTQDEMTAISREVDLVSERLVSAVQGAQWNKQARSIFENKTDCRTVKGRLMAALAQQSQGGNQ, via the coding sequence ATGGCAACAGTTGTCGCTCGGCCCCTCGAACTCGATCTGCTATGCCAGAAACTCGATGCAGATTACTCCACCCGAATCACGGGAACAGGGAACACGCCAGAATCTCGGCGAAGCAACTTTCTGTCCAAGGCAATTGCGGCATTCGTCCTGCATGAAGACGCCGGCGCCAATCTCGATGAGTCCGTGGCCGCCAGCATCGATGGTGGTCAGGATCATGGAATCGATTCAGTATTCGTTTCAACGGATCAGACGATCTGGCTGGTCCAATCCAAGTACAAAGAGTCAGGCACTGGCGAGCCGGAACTCGGCGAGGTATCCAAATTTCGGGACGGCGTAACCGACCTTCTGCAAGGACGCTGGAATCGTTTCAACAACGCCTTGCAAAGCCGCCAAGCGGCAATCACCAATGCGTTGAACAGCGGTATCTGCAGGGTCAAAGTCGTGCTGGCCTATTCCGGCACGGCGGTATCCGATGATCGGCGCGACATCTTTGCCGACTTGGAGCGTGCGTTCAATGGCGCAAATCCGGGCTTTCTTCGATGCCATGCCTATGGGCTCACGACCCTTCACGATCTGCATCTGGACGGGGTTTCGGCCCAGCCCATAGAAGCCGAAGTCGAATTGAAGGACTTCGGTCACACGCAAGAGCCCTACCGGGCGTTCTACGGGCGCATGGACGCCAAGCGGCTCGCCGATCTTTGGGCGGCACACGAGGAGCATCTGGTTGATCGGAACATTCGCCGGTTCAAGGGCACGACCACCGTCAATGCTGGACTAACCGAGACGATTCGACAAGAAGCACAGCACTTCTTCTACTTCAATAACGGCGTCACCTTCCTCTGCGACTCCATAACGGAGCAGCACCCCCGCGACCCGAATCGGCAGACTGGCACGTTTCGCATTCGAGGCCTGTCCATCATCAACGGTGCGCAGACGGTTGGGGCGATAGCCCGCGAGCCACTGGCCCACTACGATGCACATCCCACCATAGTCATGGCGACTTTCGTTTGTCTTGAGAACGCGCCTGATGGCTTTGGCGATCGTGTCACCCAATCGCGTAACCGCCAGAATGCCGTAGAGCTGGAAGACTTTGCCGCGCTCGATGAACGGCAGGCCATGTGGCAGCAGACCTTGCAGATGGCGGGCATTACCTATCTGGTCAAGCAGGGGGACGACGATCCGCCGCTATCGCCGACCTGCTTCAGCGCGCGTGAACTTGCGCCATTCCTGGCTTGCACCGTAACCACGAACGACTGGCAGGACTACGTGACCGCCGCCAAGGCCGACAAAAAGAAGCTGTTTGGGCGGGAGGGGTTGGTATCAGCAACCGACCCCTTACGCCATTCCTACGAACGGCTCTTCGCCGACTCCCTCACGGCAAGGCAAATGTGGCGGATAGCCCAAGTCGGCCGAGTGGTCGTAGAGAAAGTCCGCGCCAGAGCCACTGCCGAAGGTGATCCCGCCAACTTGCCAGCGGGGGCACTCCCTGCACGAGAGATTCTCAATCACGGCGCTTGGCTGGTTCTACACGTCATTTTCATCCGGCTTCAGTTTCAAAACGGACCGATGCTGGCGTTGACCCAGGATGAGATGACAGCGATTTCACGCGAAGTCGATCTTGTTTCCGAGCGCCTTGTGAGTGCCGTCCAAGGCGCGCAGTGGAACAAGCAGGCGCGCAGCATCTTTGAGAACAAAACGGACTGTCGAACCGTGAAAGGCCGTTTGATGGCGGCCTTGGCGCAGCAGAGCCAGGGAGGAAATCAATAG
- a CDS encoding TIGR03745 family integrating conjugative element membrane protein, which produces MHTPPTTSRVPSRIAALLAPLALLGLPPSAFAQGLPTMEDPSRGQGSGILQTLQNYGYDIVLLIALLVVASMFVGVCYHAYTRYSEIHTGRATWGQFGLTVAVGAILLVVGIWLLTKATGVL; this is translated from the coding sequence ATGCACACGCCTCCGACTACTTCTCGCGTTCCCTCGCGCATCGCCGCGCTGCTGGCGCCGTTGGCGCTCCTGGGACTGCCGCCATCCGCGTTCGCGCAGGGCCTGCCGACCATGGAAGACCCCTCGCGCGGCCAGGGCAGCGGCATCCTGCAGACCTTGCAGAACTACGGCTACGACATCGTGCTGCTGATCGCGCTGCTCGTGGTCGCCTCGATGTTCGTCGGTGTCTGCTATCACGCCTACACACGCTACTCGGAGATCCACACGGGCCGCGCCACCTGGGGCCAGTTCGGGCTGACGGTCGCCGTGGGTGCGATCCTGTTGGTCGTCGGCATCTGGCTGCTGACCAAAGCCACCGGCGTGCTGTAA
- a CDS encoding ATP-binding protein has protein sequence MQANIKGLVDRLELSQSKAMMPLYEAISNAVDAIEEHQDGFSNHLIRIRLVASTDLAHQAGDETLVVDGFDVIDDGVGFNEKNLASFQEAHTLSKVKVGGRGVGRFTFLKVFSSVHIRSVFKRDGKALLREFDFSIQDELKGADTTSEVKEACGTHTSMRGMDDKFRAGWPTQPETIAERIIAHFLIRFAARSCPPIALESPGHAPIDLHALFQSTVLAHIQEQFFEVSGHTFALQAYRHRDGRSRHELNLCANGREVTTSKLRDLLPELPERLIDGDQESYTLIVLVTGEYLDDHANQERTRIAFQSDEEPELEQSLVSRRALHQGIAGALRPLLSGDLKSTNEEKRAQIEKFVEQAPEYRALTHPRYKEVIEQKIQPGLSEDKLDEALLHVKRTIEDDIRKEAKHVAALFETETFEQYQEKFKEIAEKANEIGKAQLAAYIAHRRTILDLVNNSLKKKRTDDKYPLERVLHKMIFPMGTTSKDIFFEQQNLWVIDERLCYHTLLTSDKKLKSVAGLDDTSGREPDIFAFFYDTPIGVAEADSLPGGGVVIIEFKRPGRDNYDKDPADQIIQRFREISEGGVTDVDGRQINPASLRYTGYLIADLMPSLHRQVFGRYHRTADNEGYFSPLATGNGYIEILSYDKLIKDAERRNRILFDKLGLHKH, from the coding sequence GTGCAAGCAAACATCAAAGGTCTGGTGGATCGACTGGAGCTTTCCCAGTCCAAGGCAATGATGCCTCTTTACGAGGCTATCTCGAATGCCGTCGATGCAATCGAAGAGCATCAAGACGGCTTCAGCAATCATTTGATTCGCATCCGGCTGGTAGCTTCTACCGATCTTGCTCATCAAGCTGGCGATGAGACTCTGGTCGTGGACGGCTTTGATGTCATTGATGATGGCGTTGGCTTCAACGAAAAGAATTTGGCCTCGTTTCAGGAGGCACACACGCTTTCCAAGGTGAAGGTCGGTGGTCGAGGTGTCGGACGCTTCACCTTCCTGAAGGTCTTTTCATCCGTACACATCCGCAGCGTCTTCAAACGCGACGGTAAGGCTTTGCTGCGCGAGTTCGACTTCAGCATCCAAGATGAACTGAAAGGTGCAGACACCACGTCTGAAGTCAAAGAGGCATGTGGCACGCATACCTCCATGCGGGGCATGGATGACAAGTTTCGGGCTGGGTGGCCTACCCAGCCCGAGACCATCGCTGAACGCATCATTGCGCACTTTCTGATCCGGTTTGCGGCCCGCTCCTGCCCTCCGATAGCTCTGGAGTCTCCTGGACACGCTCCGATTGACTTGCATGCCCTGTTTCAGTCCACCGTGCTGGCGCACATCCAAGAGCAGTTCTTTGAGGTTTCCGGCCATACATTCGCCTTGCAGGCTTATCGCCACCGAGACGGACGCTCGCGCCACGAACTCAATTTGTGTGCGAACGGGCGGGAAGTCACCACAAGCAAGCTGCGTGACCTGCTTCCGGAGCTTCCCGAAAGGCTGATCGACGGGGACCAGGAGTCGTACACCTTGATCGTGCTGGTCACCGGGGAATACCTGGACGACCATGCCAACCAAGAGCGCACGCGCATCGCTTTCCAAAGCGATGAGGAACCCGAACTTGAGCAGTCGCTCGTCTCCCGGCGCGCCCTGCACCAGGGTATTGCGGGCGCGTTGCGCCCGCTGCTCTCGGGCGACTTGAAGTCAACGAACGAAGAAAAGCGGGCTCAAATCGAGAAATTTGTGGAGCAAGCCCCCGAGTACAGGGCGCTCACGCACCCTCGCTACAAAGAAGTGATCGAGCAAAAGATTCAGCCAGGCCTGTCTGAAGACAAGCTGGACGAAGCTCTTCTGCATGTGAAGCGCACCATCGAGGACGACATTCGCAAAGAGGCCAAGCATGTCGCGGCGCTCTTCGAAACCGAAACCTTCGAACAGTACCAAGAGAAATTTAAGGAAATCGCGGAAAAGGCCAACGAAATCGGCAAGGCCCAGCTTGCTGCCTATATTGCGCACCGCCGAACGATCCTTGACTTGGTGAACAACAGCCTCAAGAAAAAACGCACGGATGACAAATACCCGCTCGAACGAGTCTTGCACAAGATGATCTTCCCCATGGGGACGACCTCGAAGGACATCTTCTTCGAGCAGCAGAACCTCTGGGTGATTGACGAGCGGCTGTGCTATCACACCCTGCTCACATCAGACAAAAAGCTGAAAAGCGTCGCTGGGCTGGACGACACCTCGGGCCGCGAGCCGGACATCTTTGCATTTTTTTATGACACACCCATCGGTGTCGCTGAGGCAGACAGCCTGCCTGGTGGTGGTGTTGTCATCATCGAGTTCAAGCGGCCAGGGCGGGACAATTATGACAAAGACCCCGCTGATCAGATCATCCAACGATTCCGAGAAATCTCCGAAGGGGGCGTCACTGACGTTGATGGGCGGCAGATCAATCCCGCCAGCCTGCGGTACACCGGGTATCTCATCGCTGATTTAATGCCGTCTTTGCATCGACAAGTATTCGGACGTTACCACCGCACCGCCGACAACGAAGGGTATTTCTCCCCTTTGGCGACTGGCAACGGGTATATCGAAATTCTCTCCTACGACAAGCTCATCAAGGATGCAGAACGCCGCAACCGCATCCTGTTTGACAAGCTTGGACTGCACAAGCATTAA
- a CDS encoding TIGR03758 family integrating conjugative element protein produces the protein MTAEQIAAFQANGGFAPSAVSVVVLGFVFAVLLLWGVWAMRTAYVGWAENRINQRQFLGVCIRFVAMYLVLTFFLLS, from the coding sequence ATGACCGCCGAGCAGATCGCCGCCTTCCAGGCCAACGGCGGCTTTGCGCCTTCGGCGGTGTCCGTCGTGGTGCTCGGCTTCGTGTTCGCGGTGCTGCTGTTGTGGGGCGTGTGGGCCATGCGCACGGCCTACGTGGGCTGGGCCGAGAACCGCATCAACCAACGTCAGTTCCTGGGCGTCTGCATCCGCTTCGTCGCGATGTACCTGGTGCTGACCTTCTTCCTCCTCTCCTGA
- the mads1 gene encoding methylation-associated defense system helix-turn-helix domain-containing protein MAD1, translated as MASAYRGLVELAKLGNPRLRKAKSDGFRMTEVESEILTLEEVAAYLKAGKRTVYRLAQKGEIPAFKLGGTWRFRRSELDRWIAESISKKKPEAE; from the coding sequence TTGGCCAGCGCCTACCGCGGCCTGGTAGAATTGGCTAAACTTGGCAATCCAAGGCTACGAAAGGCCAAATCGGATGGTTTCCGGATGACTGAAGTCGAGAGCGAGATCCTCACGCTGGAGGAGGTCGCGGCCTACCTCAAAGCCGGGAAACGCACGGTTTATCGCCTTGCCCAGAAAGGAGAGATTCCGGCGTTCAAGCTTGGAGGTACCTGGCGCTTTCGCCGCTCGGAGCTGGATCGGTGGATCGCCGAAAGCATCAGCAAGAAGAAGCCGGAGGCCGAGTGA